AGGTTTGCGATAGTGCATGCATCTTCAATCGATCTGAGGATGAATGGTATGCCGTACAAATCAGGTTCCTGGCTAACAGCGGCATGTAGCTGACGGCGCTGCGCGCCGCCGCTGATGCTGAGCGTTGGGTTGCCGATCCATAGCATGTGGCGCCCATCGTGGTTCACCACAGAGCCGAAAGCGGTTAATCTTCTTCTGCTAGGAGGTTGTGACAGTGAGTGCCGAACAGCTACCTCAGGGGACCGCACAGTACATTCAATCGCTGGAGAACCGAATTCTCCGGTTGGAAGAGAATCTCGCTGCCTCTCAGGCCGCGCTCCAAACTGTTGCATCGCAGGTGAATGAGATTCGCGCGCTGATTCCAAATTCCGGTATCGTCAGCCCGTCATTCCTGCGGCGAGCCTTCACAATATGGGGGCACTATTTCGTGGCGCAGCTCTTGATTGCAATACCAATCTACTGCATCGCCGTCGCCCTCTTACTTAGCGGAGGCGACTTCTAGCACGTGTCGCTCGTCGTCCTAGAGCGTGTCGTGGTAGCACAACACCTCGTTGGAGCGGACGCCCCCTGGGTAGGGTGTATGGTGGGAGTGGATCAGCGGCGCCGCTCAGCTCCCATCTATAGGCGGATGCCGCTCCGCCGCGCTTCGCGGCGCGACGGCTTCGCCGCTTGTCGGCCCTGCTCGCTGACGCTCGCGGCGGCCGTAGGGCTGCAGGGTCTCGGACTGCCCGCTCGCAATTGACATCCCGCCCCGTCGCGGGTAAAGTAGCCCCGTGAGACGACTCCTGACGCTGATCCTGCTTGCGATTTCGCTGGCCGCGTGCGCATCACCCGCGCCCACGCCGACGGGCACGGGCAGCCCGCCTGTCGCCGCGACGGCAACGCCGCGCCCATCGCCCGCCGCCTCGCCTACCCCTGCACCCACGCCGTCGCCGACGCCCGTGCCATCGCTGGCGCTCCAACCGCAATGGGAATACCCCACCGCCGCGAACTGGCACGAGACCGAGGCGTTCTGGACGCTGGACGTGGCCGACCTGGACGGCGACGGCGTCCCCGAGATTTTGGCCGGCTCGCACGACCGCTACTTCTACGCCTTTGCCGCCGACGGTTCGGTGCGGTGGCGGTTCCGCGCCGAGGCGGTCATCTACGCCGCGCAGGTGATTGCCGCTCCCGATGGCGCGCCGCGCATCCTCGTCGGCGACGATTCCGACCGCGTGTACCTGCTGGACGGCGCGGGCGATGCGGTCTGGCAGGCGCGCCTGGACGGGCGGGTTACGCACGTGGCGGCTCTGGGCGACACGCTTGTGGCCGCCACGTGGCGGGGCACGCTGGCCGCCTTTGACCCTGCGGGCGCGGCGCGGTGGACGGTGCAACTCGCGGGCGCGCCCGTCTCGCTGGAGGCCGCATCCGTGGCCGGCGCCGACATCCTGGTGGGCCTGGATTCCGGCCACGTGGTGGGCGTCGCCGCCGACGGCAAGGTCGTGTGGGACCAAGAGGCCAGCCGCCTGCCGGTTCGGGCGCGCCCCTCGGCGCTGGGCGGGGCCACGTGGGTTTCCGGCGATCAGGCCGGCACGCTGACCGCCTGGAACGCGGAGGGCGGCCGCCTGTGGCAGGTGGCGCTGGGCGGCGGGATGCCGGCGTGGGCCGAGACCGAGGTCGCCGACGGCCCCGCGCTCATCGTCGGCGCGGGCGATCCGGTGAATCTCGTGATTGCCCTGTCGCCCGAGGGCAAGATACGCTGGCAGGCCGCGGTGGCGGGCGGCGTGTGGGATGTGGCCGCGGCCGACCTGGACGGCGACGGCGTGCCGGAAATCCTGGCGGCGACGGAGGGCGGCACGGTAACCGTCCTGTCGGACGCGGGGCAGGTGCGCGGCGTGTGGTATGCGCCGTCGCGGGTGGCGGGGATTCGCGTCGCCGCGCTCCACGCGGGCGGCGCGCCGCAGGTGGTGCTGCGCGAGGGGCGATTTGTCCATGTCCTTGCGCCGGTGGTTGGCGGTGTCCCCGCGCCGATTCCCACGCCCGGCCCGCCTACGCTTGCGGCGTGGGATGGCGCGTTGCCCGCCGAGGAGGGTACGGTGCTGCTGGCCGCCGTCGGGGA
Above is a window of Chloroflexota bacterium DNA encoding:
- a CDS encoding CapA family protein, encoding MRRLLTLILLAISLAACASPAPTPTGTGSPPVAATATPRPSPAASPTPAPTPSPTPVPSLALQPQWEYPTAANWHETEAFWTLDVADLDGDGVPEILAGSHDRYFYAFAADGSVRWRFRAEAVIYAAQVIAAPDGAPRILVGDDSDRVYLLDGAGDAVWQARLDGRVTHVAALGDTLVAATWRGTLAAFDPAGAARWTVQLAGAPVSLEAASVAGADILVGLDSGHVVGVAADGKVVWDQEASRLPVRARPSALGGATWVSGDQAGTLTAWNAEGGRLWQVALGGGMPAWAETEVADGPALIVGAGDPVNLVIALSPEGKIRWQAAVAGGVWDVAAADLDGDGVPEILAATEGGTVTVLSDAGQVRGVWYAPSRVAGIRVAALHAGGAPQVVLREGRFVHVLAPVVGGVPAPIPTPGPPTLAAWDGALPAEEGTVLLAAVGDVMLARTVGEYADRYGADYPFAPVASALRQADIAVANLECAIALGGEPAVKTYVFRAHPSMAVGLARSGLNAMSLANNHILDFGVAGMEETVGHLAAQGLAIVGAGENRVEAERPLFYTVGGVRVALVAWLSYARAANFAAGDARPGVAYLDDLDRMARQIEDAKRQADAVVVILHGGMEYDPAPTSEQQAAARRAVDAGADLVVGHHPHVLQPTEIYKGKLIVYSLGDFVFDIDNYDEARDGAILWAWIGKDGVRRTELWRTRIVHDAQVRFRADAGGQVQREVLLPAGGVP